Proteins encoded together in one Aeromonas encheleia window:
- a CDS encoding luciferase-like monooxygenase yields the protein MSAIPYSVLDLVPVPEGSVPAESFRRSLDLAQHAERWGYHRYWLAEHHNMPGIASAATSVLIGHLAGGTSTLRLGSGGIMLPNHSPLVIAEQFGTLASLYPDRIDLGLGRAPGTDQRTMQALRRQRSGEVDDFPADVRELMRYFGDQPGAVQAVPGQGLEVPIWLLGSSLYSAQLAAAMGLPFGFASHFAPGLLLQALALYRSQYQPSARWPRPYAVVCINMVAADTEREARFLFTTVQQQFLRLYRGDAGKLPLPVQELGEEWSPRELMAMEQTLARSLVGDRDRVRHGLQALLAETGADELMFNGPIVDHEARLRSFEIAAELMQSL from the coding sequence ATGTCCGCCATCCCCTATTCCGTCCTCGATCTGGTGCCCGTCCCCGAAGGGTCTGTACCGGCCGAGTCGTTTCGCCGCTCGCTGGATCTGGCCCAACACGCCGAGCGGTGGGGCTATCACCGCTACTGGTTGGCGGAACATCACAACATGCCGGGCATCGCCAGTGCCGCCACCTCGGTGCTGATAGGTCATCTGGCTGGCGGCACCAGCACCCTGCGGCTGGGTTCCGGCGGCATCATGCTGCCGAATCACTCGCCCCTGGTGATCGCCGAGCAGTTTGGCACCCTGGCCTCGCTCTATCCGGATCGGATCGATCTGGGGCTGGGGCGAGCGCCCGGCACCGATCAGCGCACCATGCAGGCACTGCGTCGCCAACGCAGCGGCGAGGTGGATGACTTTCCCGCCGATGTGCGCGAGCTGATGCGTTATTTCGGCGATCAGCCGGGCGCGGTGCAGGCCGTGCCTGGTCAGGGGCTGGAGGTGCCCATCTGGCTGCTGGGCTCCAGCCTCTACAGCGCCCAGCTGGCGGCTGCCATGGGGTTGCCGTTCGGTTTCGCCTCCCACTTCGCGCCCGGCTTGTTGCTGCAGGCGCTGGCGCTCTACCGCAGTCAGTATCAGCCTTCCGCCCGCTGGCCCAGGCCCTATGCCGTGGTGTGCATCAACATGGTGGCGGCCGACACCGAGCGGGAGGCCCGCTTCCTGTTCACTACTGTGCAGCAGCAGTTCCTGCGGCTCTATCGGGGGGATGCGGGCAAGTTGCCGCTGCCGGTGCAGGAGCTGGGGGAGGAGTGGTCGCCCCGGGAACTGATGGCGATGGAGCAAACCCTGGCCCGCTCCCTGGTGGGGGATCGAGACAGAGTACGCCATGGCTTGCAGGCGCTGCTGGCCGAGACCGGGGCTGACGAGCTGATGTTCAACGGCCCCATCGTCGATCATGAGGCGCGGCTGCGCTCGTTCGAGATTGCGGCCGAGCTGATGCAAAGCCTGTGA